In Setaria italica strain Yugu1 chromosome I, Setaria_italica_v2.0, whole genome shotgun sequence, the genomic window TAGAACCTTCGCCCATACACATCTATACCGCAGAGATTCTGAATATATCTCCACGAGCTTCAACATGAAAATTTTAGCCCTGTGGTAGGGCTTAAATACTTGAACACCTGTGTCCTGAGATTTGTCTCAGGAAAGGTATGTCAGCAGCTTTCTGTAACAACTAAACGCTGTAGTTGCTTTAGAGGTGACAAGAGCTGGGAAAACGACGGCCTTTTGCTTGGATCGCTGCACAAAACATAAGGTTCCTCATCAGTGGAGCGAGTAGCAGGGGAAACGAAAACTATTGTAGAAATAGGATGGTTGGGGGAATTAATTTAGTCTTACTTATCCCAACATGAAGATATTATGCTAGCCACCTGCGGGTCCACTTCCTTGGGGATGTCTAGTCGTCTGTTCTGGAATCCAACTGCTCCAACAACTTGCATTGGATTCAACCCACTCCATGGTACACGCATGGTTGCTAGTTCCCATAGGATTACTCCAAAGCTGTAGACGTCACACCTGAAGCCAGCAGGAAATGTTGGGTGTGCAGAAGATGACAGGGGCAACAGAAAAAAGCAACATGTCCATGGAACTCACTACTCACTTCTCATTTGATGGTTCATTACGTAGTACCTCAGGTGCCATCCACTCTGGCTGCAGGCCAACAGGAAATACAGTTATAAAGATGTGATGGTGACAGGTTATTTACAGAAAACACACGCTGAACAAGAAAAATATGGGAAGGCAATATTCTTGTGGAACATAGGCCACCAATAACAAAATCATAGAACCGACATCCACATATGCATCCATTGAACTGCTGTGATATGAAGTTTTGAACAAAGGAGGCCGCAATGATGCAATGGTTATGCTGAGGATTAAATAATGCATGATGCAGCATCCTAAGAGTATTTGACTTGTGCAGGTTTCTGTCCCTATGCAATAAGAAAGCAATTTCATTCCGAACTACAGATTTGCTATTTGGAAAGAACTAAGATGGTCATTTGTCAGCACCATATTTCCCTTCCTAGTCTATTCCAAAATGAGTACTCTAATGGTCTACAAAAGAATGATGTATTTCATACAGCACATTTGTCATGTTTCAGTTGGCAAATTGGCATTGAGCATACATCgtgttgagacttgagagtgcCACCTACCATGtctccatcttttttttttggggtggtgtgtgtgtgggggggggggggggggggggggggggttctaATTTAAGTTTGTCTACTATGGGAGTTGCATTTGTTTTAGTCTTTCCTGCCTTATGTTAACACCACTTTCATGTGGTGAATCGGTACGAAGTTTCAGTGATCTAGCTGTAGTATATTCTAGGTTTGTAGCCTCTCAAATAGTAAAAACAGTCAATATgaacaaatagaaaaattaaAGGATGAGGGGTATTACTGTTCCAGCAGTTGACTTAGAGGAAAGGAAAGTATGATGTTTCAACCTTGACATGCCAAAATCAGACACCTGCAAGGGACATATGCATATTGTGTTGAGATCAACAACAATGATTTGGTGATGCAAGCGTAAAACAAATGCGTAATAAACATTGATTTCTCCAAAGTAACAACTTTACATTGTCTGCGGAAGGTATAGAACCTGTAAACTGTAACTAAAGAATAATAAGGTAAATAAACAGCAGTTATGGACACTGCAGTTATTGTTCTGAGCTGGACAATACCATTGGAGGCAATGCTAACCAGCTATACCCCAAAGCTGTTGTACATGGAACCCAGTATTTACTTACCTCTAACTAAATCATATTCATAGGTTCAGGGGGTTCAGTGCCTCATTAAGATTGGATATACTGTGCACCACACAAGCTGACACTGATTGTTAGCAAGAGGCCTATTGAAAagtgcaggaaggaaggaatCTAGTAGTTCCATGCACAGAataaaaaataagcaaagtgcACTCTTTAAAGCAAACATTCTATCACCGCGATATAATCTGTCTTGGTACGAGAGCATAGTGAGAACCAATAGGCCTCTCCCAGATGAAGTACAGGAGCACAATAACAAGAAAATAGGTGTGCATCGAAAGAGATGTTATAGAGGGAAGAGTCACCTTAACAACCCAATTTTTATCCACTAAAAGATTTGGGGATTTCAGGTCGCGGTGGACAATGGTAGGATGGCTAGAGTGCAGGTAGTTCATCCCTTTTGCCTGAAAGAATACAATATCAACAGCTGCATAGAACAAACCACAACATATGTATGAAACTAAAACAACGTGCCCAAGCTTACCACATCTAGTGCCATTTTTAGCCTGCGTACTTCATCGACTTGACTATTTGGTCGATGCAACAGGCGATATAGGCTTCCCCTGGCAAAAACAAGTATGTTTTCTGTAATTGCCCTTTGTATTCATCAAACAAGAAGCATTGAAATTATCAGTTAGCATTTTAACTACAAATAGAGGAACTTGTACAAACCTTGGGAGGTACTCAGTTAATATAGAGAGATTTGGCGATTGTGTCACATATCCCAAGAAAAGAACAACATTGGGATGTCTTAATCTCGACATGATTCTCACCTGAAAGGCAACAACACATATTTAGCTGAGGAAAAAGAAATCAATAGCCATTTAACTCAATATGAGAGATAGATTCATGTCTTAAAATTTAACTCACTTCACATTTAAATTGCTCTAGTGAAACACCTGATAAATCCTGATCAAGAAATTTCTTCACTGCAACCTCCTGAAATTTACAAGGAAAAGGCGTCAGGAGAACTGAAACTCTCAAAGAACAGATTCAGCAGTCAAAGGAAGACTGCATATGTTCCTCGACAGAATTGGTAAGCTGCAATACGTATTCTTAGAGATAAGAAAAGACTTTCAAATGTTTAGTCTGAAGGTTTATGTGCATGTTAAAGCATTTGGATACATGTCCATGCTGACAGCTTGACGTACATGGAACAAAGTCATAATTATTGACTCATACTCACATGTCTTCCTAGTTCAGTTTTTTCTTATACAGATGTCAACTGGAGTAGGTAAACTTTCACTTTGCCTCTATTAGGAATAAAACCTGATGCACAATGTTTGCTTGCTAAAGGTCAAAGCTTATCCATGCAGTATAAAGATGATAACAGGTTATCAGACCTTAGAACTACAAGAACTGATCAATTAGTAATGTCATTGCATAATGCCTAATCACGAGTCAGGCGTGTCATTCCACACATTGGTAGACTTGGTGTTGCGGTAAGGACATTAATCCCAAAAGTTAGTATGTGCAAGTTCTCCAAAAtcatagcatcaacaaatacctcaaaactaaagaaaatagaaaaaagtcAAAAGTGCAACCCCTGGCTTATCTTAGGAGGAGCATAGAGAACCCCATAGGAGGTACACTACGAGCACCCAGGTTCAAGCCCCAGTAGGCAGCCTCTCAATGGAGGCTCTACCAATTGAGCCATCACTAGGTTACTAAAACTATGTCAGTAGTTTGCGTCTTGCTCAAAGGTTCAGTTTGCAGTCATCAAAAGAATCGAAGCAATAACTAAACAGGAAAATGAAAGCTAAAGGGTTACAAGCTATCGGCTGAAGAGTTATTTTCCCAACACTTGTCAATCATGATAAACTACTATAAATGACAAGCATGTTCCAAGGCCTGTAGCCACAAGAAAATACTATTAACTTTGCATAACCATGATCTGCTATGGATGGCACATGTATTAATTCATTAAACGAACTAGAACGAACGCGTGTAGAGCAAACAGCTATACAAAGGGAAAAACATCACTTATCAGCACAAGAGCAACTAAATCATCTCTTGTTatgttatctttttttttttgcgggctATTGTATTGTTACCTTATGATGTATTAAATTACACAATATGCTAAATCCCTAGCAAAATGTCATGCAAGGATTTGCTATTAGAATATTTGACTTACCGTGCCATTCCAATCTGCATGATAAACTTCCCCATATGAACCTGCAACGATATAAACTTAAGTATAGCACTGAATAGCCATAGCCAAGAAACAAATAGTGCACAAAAATGGACAGACCAATTAACTTCCAAATGTAGGGGAATTCTTATTCATACTAAAACTTGAGGGGCAGTTTTCATCTATACCACGCAGCTTGTCAATGATACGTGGTGTCTTGTCCTGTCATTGACACAGCTTGATGGTATAGATGAAAAGTGCACCTCAAGTGGTGGTACAGATAAAAATATTCCACAAGAAGTAAAAATAAACATACTCTAACAGTACCAGAAGTACATGCCAAAAGAAGAGGCACTTGAGATGAACTAATATGGGGAGCCTCATAGTAAAGTCCCAATCATTGTCCTAACAGTTTATTGGTAACAattctttttcccttttgttTTTCATGGCCTCATAAATAAATTTTGAAATTAATTTTCACTGTAATTTAAATTGGCAAAAGTTACAGAAAAATTATTGCGAAGAAAGAAGTACATTTGTTATCTGGGAATTAGGTATCTTTGTGTGGATGTAAACATTTTAAAACTACATTAATCTAGGAGCAGAGGAGATAATGAGAATTCGTATGGTATTGAAATGGAAGACAATACTGAAGGCGGGTACCATAAATTAAAAAATTCGGGGTATACAAATGCaggaaaaaaatagtttacaaGATGTATGTGTCTGAAATCAGAGAGCGAAGCTTCAAGAGAACAGGTACAGAAAGATGGAAAGGTTGCCATCACTTAATTTCAacaatataaataaaataatgaaaataatGGTGAAGTCATATGAAATGGTTCCCCCAATTTGTGGGAAAATAGACAGTTGATTTTGTTCAAATCAGATTTGGGAAACATCAAAATGTAATAACTTATAAAGCTTGGCTTTGCAATTAAATAGAAATCTACTTCTCTTGACACTGGTTGAGAGCAAATTTCTAAGTGCTACATACATTTTTGTTGCAAGTTTGTTTTCATTCCAAAGAGTTCAGTGAGGGAGTTCACCTAAGAGAAGCTCCCTAATAACTAGTAATTTACTGCCTTACTGGTAAAAAGGCTAGGAACCAGGCACATACCTAAACCAATACGTTCTCCAATATCAAGATCTTCCCATGGTATTTCATATTCAGCAACGTCATCTATAACTGAGCTGATCGTTTTTGTACTAGACCAGCTCAACTTGTCCGAATTTCCGTTGCTACCTCCTGACATGCCCACCAAATAATCTTCAGCAACCCTCTGATCCTCATTGGAAATAGCACTAGCGGTATGACCACGCAAATCTAAATCTCTTATAATGTCTTCTGCATTTTCCACAGGGTGTTGTGCATTTTCATAaagtgatgaagaatctttAGCTGCAAAACCATTTGGCAAATTTTGCCGTGTTTGAGCAACTAGCAACCATCCTGCACTTTCTTTATCATGAATGTTACGACTATTTTGATCAGGTAATAAATCAGCAGGAAGCAATGCACCACTCTCCAAAAGTAAGTCATGCAAATTTTGCGCAAACTGTGGGTTCACTACATCAGGCACAACATACTTGGAAACATCATTGACTTTAATATCCCCTTCAAGATCTTTATCAGAGATAACATTTTGTTTAAGTTCTGCCTGAGATAAATCTGCCAGATTTGAAGTGAGTGCTAAAATAGAACTGTGATCAGATGAGCTTCCTCCAATGTCATTTCTGTTCTCACATCCACCATTAATCTGCTCAAGAGCTAGGCATAATTCTGCAACACTCTCTTCAATAGCATCACCGCGCAGTTGGCTATTGTTGGAATCCTGAAACTGACTGCCAGAAATGTCTGAAGGGATTAAGGTGCCTGGAGCTCCCATCAGATCAATAATATATTCAGTGCTGCAACAGTTAAAGTACATAAGATCAATAGTTCTAGTCCATCTTAAAATATTTATGATCAATTATGTAAATGGTGGTAAAATCGCATAATACCTGTCAAaatcaactttgaccaaattaacAGCTCCTTCATCAGTTCCGGTGTAACATATTCCTTTCACAAGCTTACATGGCAGATTGACTCGATCAGCAAGTACCTGAAAAAAACAATTGGTTAGCTGGTGTCTGTCTACATAATCCTACCGCAAACTCTACTTTTAAGCAATCCGGTACACTTTAGAGAAATAGTTTGATGCATATTGACAAAATGGCTGAATACTGGAGTTCACAACAATATAgcaattaattaaattatttcAACTGGCACCATTAGTGCTACACCATTAACCATAGAAATTCAGAATTAGAGGTTGCTTCTAGCAACAATGCTAAACACACTAAACATGATGATTTAAAACCTTCTACAAGTAACATAAGTCCTGCACGACAGTCATTGCCACAGCCACAGAATGACACAAAAAACACATACAAGAACAATTGGCTGTTCTCTAATCCATTCTTCCTCATCTTTCCCATTCTCAAACTTCTTCCCCATATTCTCCCATACATTTTCTTGCACTCATGTTAAGTCCCAAACGCCAATGCTGATGATTTAGCACAGCCACTGCCACCTTATCATCTTGCTACACCACTGCTCACCGAAGAGCAGTCAGCAACCACCATTCACTGATCAACTCACCTCAAACAAACCATACATTTGCTTGTGGCTGAACTAAACTCTTGCAGTTACCAACCCTGGTATGTACCCTTGGAGTTGAAAAGACTTTTTGATCCCACTACTCAAATTCTTAAAATTGAAGTTTCAATGTCCAGGTGGTTTGCAATCCAGGTGAAAAGATTACATTCAAATTGTAAGTTCTCAGAAGTCAGAATGacaatattaaaaaaaactccACAAAGGGCCAATTATATAGGTTCTTAGAAACCAATGGGTGTTTCTTAAATCGCAATTGAAAGTTCATTATTCTTTCTTTAACCTTTCATGGGCAATCTAGCTTTCAAATAATTCGAGGGAGTGAATGAACAGGAACGATAATAGGTGGCTGATAGCCGATAGGTTAACTCCATAATAGAAATATAGAATATTGACCCCTAGATTGGGAACTACCCGTGTTCATGCAATAACTATCAGATTAAAAATAAGGATGATGACAGGTGCTGAGTTACTAACCTTAAATAGCAGTGATCGGTGCCGTGACAGCCCAACCCGAAGCGACCCGAGAGGAAGAACCACACTGTTGAGCTGGAGCGAGAGCTCACGTCTCTTGATGCTCCAGTCCATGTTCATCCCATCGGCATCCTCCACGAGACCGCCCATCGCAT contains:
- the LOC101765843 gene encoding serine/threonine-protein kinase EDR1 yields the protein MSRMKHLLRKLHLAGAAPAGGGAAGAAPDHHRPRHRRSGHPTAATTAPPPPPPVVVAAAGAPEPPQPAAVAPAAAEEPRGLGAEAATTRLEEDYQVQLALAISASDHAGLVDADSVQIRAAELISLGATVGAGGHDRTPAEALSARYWNHSAVNYDEQLPDGFYDVCGAQLHPGFQAKFPSLDYLRAVPPGRDVAFLAVLVDRERDTTLKRLEDRAAAIAVQTRAQHGPAASAELAQKIAGLVVDAMGGLVEDADGMNMDWSIKRRELSLQLNSVVLPLGSLRVGLSRHRSLLFKVLADRVNLPCKLVKGICYTGTDEGAVNLVKVDFDSTEYIIDLMGAPGTLIPSDISGSQFQDSNNSQLRGDAIEESVAELCLALEQINGGCENRNDIGGSSSDHSSILALTSNLADLSQAELKQNVISDKDLEGDIKVNDVSKYVVPDVVNPQFAQNLHDLLLESGALLPADLLPDQNSRNIHDKESAGWLLVAQTRQNLPNGFAAKDSSSLYENAQHPVENAEDIIRDLDLRGHTASAISNEDQRVAEDYLVGMSGGSNGNSDKLSWSSTKTISSVIDDVAEYEIPWEDLDIGERIGLGSYGEVYHADWNGTEVAVKKFLDQDLSGVSLEQFKCEVRIMSRLRHPNVVLFLGYVTQSPNLSILTEYLPRGSLYRLLHRPNSQVDEVRRLKMALDVAKGMNYLHSSHPTIVHRDLKSPNLLVDKNWVVKVSDFGMSRLKHHTFLSSKSTAGTPEWMAPEVLRNEPSNEKCDVYSFGVILWELATMRVPWSGLNPMQVVGAVGFQNRRLDIPKEVDPQVASIISSCWDNDPSKRPSFSQLLSPLKQLQRLVVTESC